The following nucleotide sequence is from Chitinophagaceae bacterium.
CTCTAAATGGATTGGGATATAGTTTAACATAAAATTCATCATTTATATATGAAATAATTGAAGATTCAATGGAAACATGAACACTTCCATTAATCAATTTAAATGGTACTATTTCTATTTCATCGTTAATGAACTCAATTTCAATAGTTGGAGAATTGCCAAAAGAAATTACTGTACTGTCACCCAAAGATCCTAAAACTTCAAAACTTAGATAAAATAAGGTCTCATCATCTAAAAGTGAGAAAATGTTACCACTTAAATCAAACCATGTAACATTTAATAACCCTTCATTAATAAAACCTTCACCTGTAAAAACATTTATACCATTCCCTGCTGAAATCACACTATCAAATCTTATCACATCAGGATTCCAATGTAAGGCAAACTCAAAGCCGGAAATTTCAATAAAATTAGATACAGAAACCGGTATTTGAATAAAACTATTTGTTGAGGTTTCTATTTGTGGAATAGTCATAATAATAGTGTCTTGACTTTTAAACTGACTAATTTTGGCTTTAAATGGTTCATATGTATTATTGACATCGCCCAATTTAAGACTAATAAAATCCAATCCTGACGTATCTGTTGCCTGCTGATTCAATTTGATATACTCCGGATAATCAAATGGCAAAGAGGGATTTTGAAAAACAAAGTCTTCCTTTATAAATACCCAATTTTTCCCTTCCGGAAAAACAGTGATATTTCCTAGTTTTAAAGCATTGATAAGATTTACATCTGCCAAAGAAATTGTTTCACTAAAATTGACATCCGCAGCAATGATTTTATAAGCACTGTTTAAAGTAGCTGTTGATGGTATATTCAACACATCTCTTAAAATAATCACCATATCAGCAATTGAAATGCCATTGGCCAAATCTATTTCAGGGCCTTTAAATGGCACTATTGCGCCCGATATTCCGAAAGGTAAATTAAGGGTATAATTTCCACTTGGTGCATCCACCTCTTTTGCTGCTTGTAAACAGTCTTTGCCTGACACACTGCTGCAATCTGCATTCCATTCTATTACATGAACAATTCCATTTGCATCATAAGCATAAGTAATGCAAACATAGCTGTACTGATTTGCTCCCGTAAAGATATCTGTGGATGTGGGTAAGCACTTACAAGCACATGCCGGAGCAGAGGTAAAATGGCTTTGTGTTGCAGGATAAAATGGAATGGATATATTCTGATAAACAGCTGCACCATATTCAGTTTGAATATTTCCCTGAATATTTAAAACTTGAACTACTTTTACTACGCCCGGTAGCAATAACACTGTATTGGCTATGTTTTGACTGGAGTCGATAAATTGAATGGGCAAGGGTACATCTATAAAATCTAAGGAAGATGATGAACCCGGTTGACCCAAAACTGAAAAGGTAAGTGTTAATAAATCATAGCCGTCAGGCAAAGATAAAGGAAGGCCGTTCTGCGAAGTCCAGTTTACGGTTATGATTCCCTGACCGGCAAGGGTGGTGTCTAAAATTAGACCTATCAGGTTTTCATTGTAAAAATAATCTTTCCAAAGCAAGGCATTTGGACTAAATTGTAGTGTGAAGCTACCGGAAATAAAACCTGAAAAGTTTTGAACCTTTAATGGAGTCAGAATGGTAGCCCCCTGAATGGTTGGAATGGTGTCGAAAAACAAATAGGTATTATTTAGATTTGAGGGTAAACAATCTACATTAATAAACTGATCTCCGGAAATCGTCCAAGAACGGTTTAAAACAAGGGTATCTCTTGCCGGTTGTGCGGATATACCGTACTCGAGATTATTTGCTCCAAGCATTCGTCCGCTTACATTGGGGTTATTATTGGCCCAGCCTGTTAATGTGGCTGAATAATTTGCGCAATCCAGGCCACTGTTGTTGAGCATGTTCAACAAGTTTACATTTGAATTCAACTCCCATTCTCCTATACTCTGATTAAAAAGAGCTGCTCCAGAAAACATGCTATTCATATTGTTAACATTACTAACATCCCAGCTAACGATGTCACCATTAAAAGAGATGCAGCCATTGAACATTGAAAACATTGATGTTACCCCAGATAAGTTAGGTGTATCAATAGCGTTGTAAGTTAGATTGATACATCCCCAAAATGCCTTTTCCATGGAAGTCCATTCAATATTTCCCCATTGTTCAATAGTAAGTATTTTATGATTATCACCATCGTTGTTAAAATAAATCCTGGGGAAGTCTCCGCTAATTTCTACCCGGTAAATACCTGCGGCCGGGAATGTAATTGTGAGGTTGCCGGTGACATTTGTTTCCATGCCGTTAATGGCATTATTGCTAATATCTTCCCAATACACATCATAATTGTATCCCGTTCCGAAAGTCGGAATGATGATTTGGTTGCTATCAGAAATGCCCGGATTGGCGGTATTCCAAGTAGTGATGAAGGGAGAACCATATTGACAACTGCCGTCATCACATTCGGCAAGTGGGTTAAAGTTACTGGCTGAAAAGTCGGTGCAACCTGAAGGCAATTGATTATTGACTAAAAACTGTTGTGTAAAGGAGGTGGTATCAGGAAATACGCAGGCTGAGGAAGATGTCATAAAAACTTTAAGACTACTTTGTGCCGGGATAGTGTCGGTATATAAATTGAAGGTTGGAGTATTGGCTTCAACAAGTACACCATTTAAATACCAATCGAATATAGGTTGTGGACCTCCCCAATTGGAAATGGCAGAAATGTCGATGGTAGCATTAGGACATAATTCAATGACCGGTGCCATTCCTTCACTAAAGTCCATTTCCACTTCCGATAGAGGATTCAAATCTGATTCAAAAGAGTGCCAATAAGGAGTGCCAATAAAAAGAGTTTGAGCTCCTAATGAATCTAATAAAACCAGTCTTAGCTCATAATAGCCCGGCAATGGAATGTTTGTTGGTAAAAAATCTCTGATAACTCCTGTGCCTTCCTGAGCCGGAAAATTTCCCAAAGCAATAAAACTATTGAATTGATCTTGAGAAATTTGCACCTGAAACAGTTCATTTGGTGAAGTGACGATATTGGATGCTTTATAGGCTATATTAAAAGAGTCGTTTGGACAAATATTTAAATTCCACACTGAGGAAGTGTATTGTGAAAAGTCATTTAAATCTTCTACCCACAGGCAAGGTTCAACATGCAGTTTAAGAATTCTGGGTGTGCACCCAGATATGGTATCTAAAAAAACTCCGGAGGATGTATATCCGGAAAAAGTATCACCAATACAAATATTAATTGTGGGCGATGCATAGTTAAGTACAATAGTGGGCTTGATAAAATCAGGATTTAAGTTACCAATCCCGGCAATTTGATGAGTAAAATCTGATGTTGCTTCAATTCGAACCCCTAAGTAAGGCGACAAGGTATCTTCTATAATAGATCTGAAGAACTGCAAGTCCGGCATGGTTTGAGTAAAAGGGGCATCGTATAAAGAAAAACCGCAGCCACTGCATGGTAAGGTGTTTTGATCATAATTTCTATCGACGACAATTGCACCTGTGACATAATAATCTGCAGTATCTATTACTCCGTTACCCTGATAAAAATGATAGC
It contains:
- a CDS encoding BspA family leucine-rich repeat surface protein, with the translated sequence MVKGYYKKGVLSLSVLFMVIVASAQCPINQIPAESNAAFTFDNSITAINDSAVIFEVSQSGSFKQVVVMEFDLSVIPKASDISSASLLYSGQLPQAGPGQNIRYHFYQGNGVIDTADYYVTGAIVVDRNYDQNTLPCSGCGFSLYDAPFTQTMPDLQFFRSIIEDTLSPYLGVRIEATSDFTHQIAGIGNLNPDFIKPTIVLNYASPTINICIGDTFSGYTSSGVFLDTISGCTPRILKLHVEPCLWVEDLNDFSQYTSSVWNLNICPNDSFNIAYKASNIVTSPNELFQVQISQDQFNSFIALGNFPAQEGTGVIRDFLPTNIPLPGYYELRLVLLDSLGAQTLFIGTPYWHSFESDLNPLSEVEMDFSEGMAPVIELCPNATIDISAISNWGGPQPIFDWYLNGVLVEANTPTFNLYTDTIPAQSSLKVFMTSSSACVFPDTTSFTQQFLVNNQLPSGCTDFSASNFNPLAECDDGSCQYGSPFITTWNTANPGISDSNQIIIPTFGTGYNYDVYWEDISNNAINGMETNVTGNLTITFPAAGIYRVEISGDFPRIYFNNDGDNHKILTIEQWGNIEWTSMEKAFWGCINLTYNAIDTPNLSGVTSMFSMFNGCISFNGDIVSWDVSNVNNMNSMFSGAALFNQSIGEWELNSNVNLLNMLNNSGLDCANYSATLTGWANNNPNVSGRMLGANNLEYGISAQPARDTLVLNRSWTISGDQFINVDCLPSNLNNTYLFFDTIPTIQGATILTPLKVQNFSGFISGSFTLQFSPNALLWKDYFYNENLIGLILDTTLAGQGIITVNWTSQNGLPLSLPDGYDLLTLTFSVLGQPGSSSSLDFIDVPLPIQFIDSSQNIANTVLLLPGVVKVVQVLNIQGNIQTEYGAAVYQNISIPFYPATQSHFTSAPACACKCLPTSTDIFTGANQYSYVCITYAYDANGIVHVIEWNADCSSVSGKDCLQAAKEVDAPSGNYTLNLPFGISGAIVPFKGPEIDLANGISIADMVIILRDVLNIPSTATLNSAYKIIAADVNFSETISLADVNLINALKLGNITVFPEGKNWVFIKEDFVFQNPSLPFDYPEYIKLNQQATDTSGLDFISLKLGDVNNTYEPFKAKISQFKSQDTIIMTIPQIETSTNSFIQIPVSVSNFIEISGFEFALHWNPDVIRFDSVISAGNGINVFTGEGFINEGLLNVTWFDLSGNIFSLLDDETLFYLSFEVLGSLGDSTVISFGNSPTIEIEFINDEIEIVPFKLINGSVHVSIESSIISYINDEFYVKLYPNPFREHTLLEIFSTYSTMAELTLFDISGKELKKIKSEIDKGLNKIPLQYAIPEGTYVLKVYDMFSGKTLVVVKLLKLNY